One Haladaptatus paucihalophilus DX253 genomic window, GTTCCGGCGTGAGGACCTGATTTTCCAACGGTTCGCCCGTTTCGAGGCGTTCGAGGTTCCCTGCAACGATATCGGCGAGCCGGTCCCAGTGGAGCGGCGTGTGTCCGCCGGTGTGCGGCGTGATGAGGCAGTTCTCCAAGTCCCATAGCGGATGGTCGGCCGGGAGGGGTTCGGGGTCGGTCACGTCGAGCGCCGCCCCGCGAATCTTGTTCGACCGGAGCGCGGCGACCAGTGCGTCGGTATCGACGATTGGGCCGCGAGCGGTGTTGACGAGAACGGCGTCCGTCGGCATCGTCGCGAGCTCCGACTCCCCGATGAGGCCGCGCGTCGCCTCCGTGAGCGGACAGGCGACGACGACGTACCGACTGCGAGAGAGGGCGTCGTGGATGGCGTCCTCGTCGAAGCCGACCACTTCGTTTGTCGGGCCGCCTTTCTCCGGCGTGTACCGAACGCCGATGGTCTCTACCTCGAACCCCTGAAGACGTTGGGTGACCGCCTGTCCGATGGACCCGAGACCGATGACGGTGACGGTGCTCCCGGTGAGTTCCCCGGATTGGAAATGCCGCCACTCGGAGCGCCGCTTGCGTCGCCATCCCTCGTGCAGACGGCGGGAGAAGACGAGCATGTTGCCGACAGCCTGCTCGGCGATGCCGGGCGCGTGGATGCCCCCCGCGTTCGTCACCGCGACGCCGCGTTCCGCGAGTACGTCCATGGGAACGTGGTCGGTGCCCGCGAACGTACACGCGAACAGTTCGAGTCGGTCGGCGCGGGCGAGCAGCGCTTCGTCCACGGTGATGCCGGTGACGACTCGGGCATCCGCGACGAGTTCGCGCTCCATCTTCGGCGTCCGAGCGTGAACGACGGTTCGGTCGGGGAGACGTTCGCGCAACGCCTCTGCGTACGATTCCATCGAGAGTCCTTCGGTCCCCTCGCGGAGGACGACGATATCCGGGTTTTCACTCATGTGCACCACCGCGTCTGCTGACGCGAATCGACGGTCGAACGATTGTCAGGCCCCAACTTAGTCCTTTTGTGTAGTCGCTGTCAACGAATTGCGTTTACAATTAAGTGGTTGGGCGTGCCAGTACCACGCATGGCGGAACCAATACGCGACCGACTCGCCGACGTGCGGCGGGAGTTTCATCGGTACCCGGAACCGGCGTGGCGCGAGTTCTACACGACGCATCGACTCGTTGAGGAGATTCGGGAGGTCGGCGTCGACGAACTCGCCGTCGGCACGGAGGCGTACGACAGCGACGACAGGATGGCCGTCCCAGACGCCGAGGACATCGAGGAGTGGTCCGAGCGCGCCCGCGAACGCGGTGCCGACCCCGAACTTCTCGACAGCATGGAGGGTGGAAACACTGGGGTCGTTGCGGTCCTGAATCGAGGGTCAGGACCGACGGTCGGCCTACGGGTGGACATCGACGGCCTGTTCATCGAGGAATCGACGGACGACGACCACGTACCCGTCGCCGAGGAGTTCAGTTCCGAAGGGGAC contains:
- a CDS encoding D-2-hydroxyacid dehydrogenase, whose protein sequence is MSENPDIVVLREGTEGLSMESYAEALRERLPDRTVVHARTPKMERELVADARVVTGITVDEALLARADRLELFACTFAGTDHVPMDVLAERGVAVTNAGGIHAPGIAEQAVGNMLVFSRRLHEGWRRKRRSEWRHFQSGELTGSTVTVIGLGSIGQAVTQRLQGFEVETIGVRYTPEKGGPTNEVVGFDEDAIHDALSRSRYVVVACPLTEATRGLIGESELATMPTDAVLVNTARGPIVDTDALVAALRSNKIRGAALDVTDPEPLPADHPLWDLENCLITPHTGGHTPLHWDRLADIVAGNLERLETGEPLENQVLTPEPN